The Sphingobium sp. JS3065 genomic sequence CGCGAATTGGCGCGGATCAACTTCCATGGTCTCACGGTGCCTTGCCGGCTGCCGCATATCCATGACGGGGATGGAGATCCTGGCTGGTATGCCAAGGTCGACATCATAGATGCAGGCCACCTGCAACTCGTGCTACCTGCACGCAAGGAAATGGTGCAGGGGCCCGCGCTCGAGGCGTTGCACGAGGCCTGCGAGGCGGCGATCTTCCGCACTATCGCCCACAAGGGTCACCATCGGCTGTCCCATGCCCATTGGCTGCGGGCCAAGGCGCTCGGCGTGTTCCTCCCTGAAGCCGCGCCCTGGCTCTCGGCCTGGACGCCGCGCACCGCGGAAGCGGATAGCACCATGTTCGGCGAGCGGGTGGCGGGTGAACCGATGATCCTGATGCCGACCGACCAGGCCCATATCGAGCAGTGCGCCGCGCGCGCCCTCGCGTCGGGACAATTGCACGGCGCGACCCCGGTCGAGCCCGTCGACGATTTCGCGGGATACGCCTGGTATGATCAACTTCCGCGCGTGCTCGGATGGTCCTTCCGGGTCGACCGGGGCGAGGGCGACGTCTTCGACTATGCGGCTGATACGCAGCTGTCGCAGGTCCTGGTCTCCGGGCGCGTCGACGCGATCGAACTCGAAATCGCCATGCAGGCGTCAGCCGTTTCCGAGGAACCTGCCGAAATCCTCTCGCTGCCTGCGGATGTGCTGATCGTTCCCGATGACTGCTCGACCGAATTGGAGAACGTCGCCATCCTGCTCAGCGCCGACTGTACGATCACACCCAGCGAACTCGCCTGGCTGCTCGAAGCCGCCTGCTTCTACCACGTCGACGATTGTGATGCCGACAGCTATCATACCCAGCAGGCGGCATTCGACATGCAGGCGCGCTTTACCGCGAACATGTTGCTGCTCGGCGAAGATGCCGCGGTCCTCGAACGAGTCCGCGAGGCGATCCGCGAGCATGTCGCCTGGCTGATCCCCAAGGATCGGGCAATCCGGATGCAGGCTGTCAATTATCTGGTCGAGGCCAGCTTCGCGGACAATGACGACGAGGCCGCTCTCAGCGCCGCCGAATAACCCATTCTCTTTCCGGCCTGCCCGGCGCGTCATCACGCGCGCCGCGGCACGCCATGTCCATGAGGAATCGTCCCATGACCCAGGCTCTGCCATTCAGGAAGATTTTCGACGGCGTCGCGACGCGCGAGCAGATGTTCGAACTGTTCAACCGCGTTCCCGATTGCCCGTTCGAGGATCGCATTTCGGGGAAGGCATTTGAGAATACATGGTTCGAGATTGAACTCGAATCCTACGAATCCATGCTCGGGGAACTGCCGCCGCTCTTCATGCGCGCCGGGATGTTCGCCTGGTCTGAACTCAAGGCCGGTTTCGTCGGTTCGGTCTTCTTCGCCATCACGATCGGACGCAAGCGCTGGTTTACCGGTTATTGCAATCTTGGAGATCGCCATAGCCCCGACGCGATGCGGGCGGCAATCATAGCCCATGAGACAGCCGCCGCTCGGGGCATGAACCGCGAGCAGAAGCTCGAACTGATCTGGTCGCGCACGCACGCTGATTTTCGTGGTCTTGCAGGCGAGGCCGATCCCGATGCGTGGCCCCCGGAAGACCGGGGCAAACGCACGATCGTCATTTGTGAACCGGACGGCGGTTCCGCTTTGAAACTGCTCGAACGCCTTACCGATGATGAGATCGACCACCGGCTGCCGTCCGGGCCGGCGATCTAGCCTGCCGGGTGCTGTTCCATCCTTTCCATCCAGGAGCTGAAAGATGGCCAATCACTATCTGCAAACGGCGTTCGCCATTCCGCTGATGCCGCAGGAAGCAATCCTGCTCAAGGAATGCTTCGCCGTATCGACCCAACTGTCCAGCGACTTCGCCGAACTCTCGTCT encodes the following:
- a CDS encoding ATP-binding protein; translation: MTFPTTIQTTVGDSLLTRITRFFDGSVSACLIEAIQNARRAGATRIDISRIESDRGPVLRIRDDGCGIADPVKFLTLGDSGWDEKIARSEDPAGMGVFSLAGRHVTVRSHAAELDAAWQVTITPDAWESGMPLDLAPTAIDKGTEIEVDMAEDWVNALEQAVKDAARFCPVPVWLDGKRQPHESFLAGAARVEKWNGCNIGIYSDTIHVPRELARINFHGLTVPCRLPHIHDGDGDPGWYAKVDIIDAGHLQLVLPARKEMVQGPALEALHEACEAAIFRTIAHKGHHRLSHAHWLRAKALGVFLPEAAPWLSAWTPRTAEADSTMFGERVAGEPMILMPTDQAHIEQCAARALASGQLHGATPVEPVDDFAGYAWYDQLPRVLGWSFRVDRGEGDVFDYAADTQLSQVLVSGRVDAIELEIAMQASAVSEEPAEILSLPADVLIVPDDCSTELENVAILLSADCTITPSELAWLLEAACFYHVDDCDADSYHTQQAAFDMQARFTANMLLLGEDAAVLERVREAIREHVAWLIPKDRAIRMQAVNYLVEASFADNDDEAALSAAE
- a CDS encoding DUF1419 domain-containing protein — translated: MTQALPFRKIFDGVATREQMFELFNRVPDCPFEDRISGKAFENTWFEIELESYESMLGELPPLFMRAGMFAWSELKAGFVGSVFFAITIGRKRWFTGYCNLGDRHSPDAMRAAIIAHETAAARGMNREQKLELIWSRTHADFRGLAGEADPDAWPPEDRGKRTIVICEPDGGSALKLLERLTDDEIDHRLPSGPAI